GTGTACAGCACACATGATTTGAACCTCAGAAAGTCTCCAACATCCACCTGCTCAAAAGGAAACCTCAGCTAAAGATTGTGAATCCACAATTAgggggaaaaaacaaagaaaaaaaaagagagataaagaaAGGATAAATCGGGCTATCTAATATAGCAAGAAACAGCAATAAAAGTAAGTGATAAgtaaaatttctgttcctaaaaataagaaaaaatcgTATGAGCCGTCCAAGGAAGAGATGAAGAATCAGTTAGGCTTAAGATAATAGTATTGCTCATAGGAGTTACTACCCGAGACTGAAATAACAGTACGAATAATTAAGACTTAAACAAAGATGTGGCCCGGGCACTCACAGGTCTCAAAAAATCAACATGATCAACCTCTAGGAAGCAAGGCACCAAGCCGGCAAAGGCATAAGCTGTGGAGAAAGCCAACTCAAATGCCCGGTGCATTAAAAACCCTCCAAATATCCGACCATGGATATTCCTCTGCTGTGGCTGGCAAATCAAAGAATTCTCGAGATGGGTATCCCTTAGAAGAATGCTGTTTCTATCTGCTAAGGCGGGCATATCAGAGAAAATCCTTCCCTCGGTCAACAACTCATTTAGTCTCTTTGCAATTCCGTCATcagtttcctttctttctccaacactctttcttttcctcagcTTACTTCTAGCTTCTGCCTCTTCGAAAAGCAATTTCTCTTGGTCAGTCTCAGGAGAGAGCCGATTCACCAGGGCAGCTTTATGGGTCTTAGAGTCACGAGCAACAAATATGAAGTTGGCTGTCAATGCTACTGAGTCTGTGGCATTAGACTTCTCTGCAAAAGCAAATGTTCTCTCATCAACTACATAAAATCTTCTGCATATTCTTGAACAACTGCCCAGTATACAGGGAAAACAAATCACACTTTTCTCAACTTTTGAACATGCATTGTCACACCATAACAATTGGGTTCACTGCTAGTACTTGAAGCatcccttttattttctcaacatAATAGCAgacatttatgatttttttttttcggctcCTGGTCTAGTACAACAGAGCTTTCTATCCAGTAGTAAATTTTAAGCTCATGAAATGACTGACAGTTGTGAACTACCTCAGatgtaaattataatatcactGAATTACGGCCTTTTGCATGCTACAGTACCTCCAGAAAATTGAATCACTTCAAGTTGAATTTCCATGGATGAGCGCCCCACCCATATGACAGAACCCACGATTTTCAGATCAATGTCAACACTGATTGGCTTCTTCAAGACAATCTTGTCAACTGATGCAGTAACTAGAAGAAGTGGTCTTGTTGTGCTATCTTCATCACAACAGTGCTAAAATCAAAACGATGGTTTGATTAGTAAATGAGAGAACATTTAGTTACAAGGGAAAGGGATTGTAACACTGACTTTGGCACATTATCAGCTCACTTCATCATTTGACCTGACGAATTGAAAACATCATTGAGGTCACAGAAACTATTGGATTTCAAGGTTGAATACATTTACATGAATTCAGACTATCTTCTGAAAAGAGCCATTGTCAGGGAAAGTTAATCAGGCCGTCTTTTACTTAGAACACGCGAAAACAacttataaaattaaaagaagaaggcCAAAGTGAAACAAAAGACAACCTTGAGACTACAACATGTTTTGTCATGCTATTGGCTCATCGATATAACTTATCCACTCAGCTTTGAATGCTTCTGATAAAGCATGGTCACCCAATAATCAAACAGTTCTATTGATTCCCCAATCTGCCAATTGAAACAAGTGCCATTTCCTCATAAGGAGCCAGAGCAAGATCCAATAATATCTTGAGAAGTCACAGTGACACAACAATGTCTAGGCTGGGGATGATGCATCTCCTTGGGAGGAAGCCGTGAACAACAGTCAAGGTGTTTTAAAGGGCCCATCTCTTGCTCAACAACACGGTAAACATCGAATATTCATGACACTAGGAGCATCAGCAATGAACCACAATCACAAGCCTCACATTAGCAGAAGCAAATTTATATTTCCCGATTCAATCAAAGCATGGATTCAACAAAACCAGCTAGCAACGAATCTTTCATTTCAATTCGAATATTTCTAAAGCGGCTCAACATTTTCAAAACAATTCGGTGGTGTGGTCACATCCTCATGGCCGAGCACAACAAACTCAACCCAGATAATCTAATTACAAGAACCACCGAAGATGAACAACCCTCCAATCCGATGACAAGAAATGCACAAAGATGATCAAAACcacaaaaatttcaacaaaaaaaaaattaccttgaCCGAGATGGTACCGGCCAAAGCATCGAGGTCTTCAAGCAACTTCCCGATTCTGACCTCGTTCCAGGGGTCCCGGTACTGCTCCCTCAGAATGTAATCCGACGAGAAGCCGTACAAGATGCTGGTCCTGCTCTGCGCCGGCGTCTTGACCTGCAGCTCGCTCTGCGGGGGCGCGTCCTTTGGGGGGTCAAGGAGCCGCTCGAAGGTCCTCGACCTCGTCTCCCACAGGGCGATCGTCACCGGCGAGTGGTACATCCCCGGCCACAGGCTGATCGGCTTCCGGGCGCCGTTGATCGGAGCCGCGCCATCGTACGGCGAGGCGAAGGTCGAGAAGACGGGGATCGTGTTGGGCGAGCCGGGTTCCATGGCGAATTGggtacttctctctctccttttctcgacgatcaaaggagaaaaaatgaaCTTCAGGTGATGAAACGGCGAATTGGGTTTTTCTGGGTTTCGATCAAGAAGGAAACTTTCTTCGTGGTTTGAGGAGAAACAAGAATCTGGAAAAGGTATCTGATTCCTTCGATGGTTTCGAGGTGTTCCAAGGAAATGGGTAGCCGCTGACTAGGGAGGGGCTTCCACCAAGTGCGGAGGGAGAGGTGGGTTCAGCTCTCCATTAATGCACTGGGAAGGCAGTTTTTTGCCTTGAGAGAAACGAAAGGCAGCGGCTCCCTCAAGTCATTTCACCCCTCGCCAAGTCTTGTCCGCATCCTACGAAGACCAGGAACCAATAGCTCCACGTTAGCTCGGCCATTCCTTGGTATGAATCTCATGTTTGGTCAAATGGTTGGAAACGTATGACTCGCATAACAATGTTGGGTTCTGCACAAActccccccctctctccctccccctcctgTAAAAATGTTGTGATGGccaggagaaagaagagagcgCCTTGCCGAAGCTCAAGTCGATGAACAGCAAAAGAATCACAGATCATCAGGATCATAAGATTGGAAGATCTATAGTGTCTCAGTCAATCTCAAT
This region of Eucalyptus grandis isolate ANBG69807.140 chromosome 8, ASM1654582v1, whole genome shotgun sequence genomic DNA includes:
- the LOC104456464 gene encoding acyl-coenzyme A thioesterase 9, mitochondrial; its protein translation is MEPGSPNTIPVFSTFASPYDGAAPINGARKPISLWPGMYHSPVTIALWETRSRTFERLLDPPKDAPPQSELQVKTPAQSRTSILYGFSSDYILREQYRDPWNEVRIGKLLEDLDALAGTISVKHCCDEDSTTRPLLLVTASVDKIVLKKPISVDIDLKIVGSVIWVGRSSMEIQLEVIQFSGEKSNATDSVALTANFIFVARDSKTHKAALVNRLSPETDQEKLLFEEAEARSKLRKRKSVGERKETDDGIAKRLNELLTEGRIFSDMPALADRNSILLRDTHLENSLICQPQQRNIHGRIFGGFLMHRAFELAFSTAYAFAGLVPCFLEVDHVDFLRPVDVGDFLRFKSCVLYTEPEKPDGPLIFVEVVAHVTRPELRSSEVSNTFYFTFTVRPEAKSLENGFRIRNVVPATEEEARRILERMDAETLQL